In the genome of Populus alba chromosome 11, ASM523922v2, whole genome shotgun sequence, one region contains:
- the LOC118047412 gene encoding fatty acid amide hydrolase — translation MRLAHYLTIGSECTAALSSYLEKLDIAESGWDVRVALSVYGAFSGEDYIKAQKLRNRQIQFHRNIFTKADVIVTPTVGVTAYPILNDALQTGELDYINGAALVRYQIAGNFLGLPAVTVPVGYDKKGLPIGLQFIGRPWSEPTLIHIAYAMQTLCISEYRKPQAFYDLLKKD, via the exons ATGCGCCTCGCACATTATTTAACAATTGGATCTGAGTGCACCGCTGCACTTAGTTCTTATCTAGAAAAGTT GGATATTGCAGAGTCAGGATGGGACGTAAGGGTAGCACTTAGTGTTTATGGTGCTTTCAGTGGTGAAGATTATATAAAGGCTCAGAAACTTAG GAACCGCCAGATACAATTTCACAGGAATATATTTACAAAAGCAGATGTCATTGTTACACCAACAGTAGG CGTAACTGCATACCCTATTTTGAATGATGCTCTCCAGACTGGAGAGCTGGACTACATAAATGGAG CTGCGCTAGTTCGGTATCAGATAGCAGGAAATTTTCTGGGATTACCTGCAGTTACTGTTCCG GTTGGATATGACAAAAAAGGGTTGCCTATAGGCCTTCAATTTATTGGAAGGCCATGGTCTGAACCAACATTAATCCATATAGCTTATGCTATGCAG ACTCTGTGCATCTCAGAGTACAGAAAACCACAGGCTTTCTATGATTTGCTCAAGAAGGATTAA